One Aegilops tauschii subsp. strangulata cultivar AL8/78 chromosome 2, Aet v6.0, whole genome shotgun sequence genomic window, CAGATGGACGGATGGGAATTCTACAAAGCCATTCATTCATTCCCATGCATGTTCTTTCTCGCCTGTGTGCCTGTTTGATGCTGAACCTGAAGCAGCAAGTTTTGGTGGGGGGCTGGGCTTTCAGTTTCCCTTAAAGAAGTGTGGTGTGGCGAGCATGATTACGACCTGGAAGTTGGAAACCGGTCAAAATCATGGGTCAGATTGAATGACATTTGAAGCCGTTAGGTTTGACTTGCCATATGAACATACAGTACCACCCAACAACCCATTGCCTGaatttagttttttttttttcgAGAATGTTGCCACCCAACAAGGCATTGGATTCAGCTCAGCAGCTTTCCCGGCACGTTTGAACCCCTCTTGAATCTAATTCCAACCCAACCCAACCAAAACAAATCGTCGAGAATCTGGTGACCAGTTTTCTTTCTGGTAGCTGAAGTGCAGGGTCAAGAGAATCCCATTCTTTGTCGCGCCCGTGCGTCCTTGGTTAATCTCCTCTCCTCTGCCTGCCAGTCCACACACATCCTTGTCGCGCCGTACGACGCGGTTAGCAGCTGCTCTACCCCGGTTCCGATGTGAATACGGCGACGCACGTGAGGGCGGGCGTCGCTTTCGTGTCGCCACCTAGTACTCCTATTACAGTATTTGATTATTAATGAATCATGTTGCGCCTGATTATCTTAGATTAATCGGATTGGATTAGAGTGCCATGCCCGGAGCTCGAGACTGGCACAGCTACATTACCTATAAGACTACTCACAATGaaagtaacataggtagtaacatcacacatatctagataaaatagatgatgtggcaagtaataaatgaagaaagagtgaaaagtggtaacatagctagttactagtagtagtagtaacatcacacatatcaaggcaagatgtgtttataccctaataaatgaagtgctcCATGTTATCACACATATgctactccccactatagaggtagtaatatagactagtaacatgtcgatattactactctatgttactacccattgtggctagtctaacGGCTACTTAGACCACGACGTAATAGGCTGCTACTACTGGTAGTAATTAATTGGTGGTTAGTGTCAAAAAAAGGGGCAGGACGTTCAGTAGCCGTTACGAAATTCTGTGGACCAAAACGTCTGGTCTCTTGCTTCTTTTTGTCTGACGGGGAATTGGGAGACGGAAGCGGCCCATGCGCTTGCTTCACCTGTGGCTGTAGCCGCCCGGTGCACGGGAGGAGGCGGTGCCGTGCTGGATGCTACGTTGCCGGGACGTGCAAGTTTTTATCTATCTTGGCACCCGATTCTGTAGTATATCCACTGCTTGTACTATCAATCTATCTCGTCGAAGGAAAGACGGGACAATTTTCTAGCACAAAAGCGTCCAAGCGGGGAGAGCGGTGGGGGGCACACACTCCTTTGACCCGGacggctccccctccccctcctccgttATTGGTGAGAGGTGCCAAAATTTCAAAAGGCGGGAACACAAGGGGCCTCATCTCATCATTGTCGCCATTTGCAGGGCTCTGGATTGGCCGTGCCCTTCTACTCACGGGCACAGAGCAAGGGGCCCCAAACTAAACTCTTCTATTAACCCACAGTATTTACCTACTGGGGTACGTATAttttgctactccctccgtttattTTTAGTCTATATATAAGATTTGCTTAAAATCAAATTTTATAAAGTTTGATCAACTTTGTCAGAacaaatatcaacatctacaatactaaaactaCATAATGAAAATTAATTTCATGATGCATTTAACAATATTAATTTCATATTGTGAATCTtaatatttttctataaacttagtCAAAGTCGATAAaatttgactttgaccaaatcttatatgcagactaaaaaaaGAAGTACTAAACATGGTCCCACACATTCTAGCATCTTCGCCGGCGTGACGGGTTATTTTTCTTGTTTAAAGCCAGCATGCGTTTTGTTGCGATCTGCATCGCTCGTAGCGATAAGCGCTACTGTTGATTGAGTGAATAATTATTACGCGCAATTGGCAACGGTTTTGCGTATCCCGGTGGGTAAATAGGGAGCATCCGGTCGTTTAACAAAGGCTTTTATATCCACAGGAATCACAAGCCCGAGATCCCGCGTCAGGAACAGAATTTACTGCACCCCGTGTCACGGATCGGAGAGTCAAGCAGTTACGATCTTCTCGTTTAAAACCTGAGTAGTagattcgcaaaaaaaaaagaaaaaacctgAGTAGTAAAACTAACGGATTGAGTTACACAATATCTCCATAGTATCTCAGGGTAACTGACGTTTGCTAACAACAATCTCTAGCACCAGGAGTTGAATGTTTTATCATCTAAAGATCTATATTCATCACAACTCACCATTTTTTTTTATAAAGGGTGGATTTTATTTGCTTAAAATGAACCATCAAAAAGATATATAACACAATTAGTACACACCCGATCTTTTACATAGTTAAGATGCATACAACCAACACCAGCTCATACACACACACGAAAACACGGCGGTTACTAGCAGagtcatataagaccaaagcTATGCGTAGGACAAATTCACCATCGGAATAGATATTAGCAAACCCCCTTGAACATAGCCAGCTTGGTGAGTACTGCCGGCTACTAGCAGAGTCATATAAGACCAAATCTATGCGTAGGACATATTGACCACGTGAATCAATGTTAACAAAATCCCTTGAACATAGCCAACTTGGTGAGTACTTTCACCTCATTTCCATACTACGGCGAGTTAAGATGGTTACAACCGTGAACACACCTTCTGGTAACATAATGGCATCGACCCTGGTATTATAAATCCTGTGTGTGAAGTTTCTTTGTCGGATTTTgtatttttaataaccccttcTAGTGCATTAATACACTACGCCTTCGTAGCTGTACTGTACTTCAAGTACAAAAGGTCTCTTTCATCTAAGATCTGCCAAGTTAAAAGGGTACAACGTCCCTCGTGCAACGTGAAAAGCGATAAGTGTGATCCATATCACATGTTCCAAAATAATTTTATAATATTATTTTTTCAAGCAACATATAGGAGCCCTCCATTCTAAAATATAATGCGCCCGCGCTTCCCGAGGTCGAACTATGACCATAAATTTAACGaacgagaccgactgcggcgggTGAAAAAATTACATAATTAAAAACTTCTTTCGAATACGAATTCACTGATATAATGTTTGCTCCCGCCGCAATCGGTCTTGATAGTTAAATTTACGGTCAAAGTTGAAGCACGGAGATAAAGAAagcactacattgtggaatggagggagtactactttTTCCTCAAGTCAAAAGAGAACTGACCAACTTGCAAAGAAAACAGTCCAGTCGAGTCAACGACTATATCACACAAGCGATAAAAAATATGACACCCTACAACACGATGGCAGTTCTCGGACTGCCGCTCCGGCTTCCGAATCTCTATGACGAATAGCCACGAGGCGACACACTACTCGACTCTATCAGTGATGCGGGATAGTGGACGCCCCCCACAACAAAACAACGATTTTCAAAGCCATCACTTCCACGCCAGCAAGAAGAACGCACCCTAGACAAGCCCGAGGCTCTGCCGCCCAGGCGACTAAAGTCAGCCCCattcatcaacatgaagatgATTTTTAGAGCTGCCACTTCGACTTGCACATTGGTCATGGGCCCGTGCACAGTGCACCCAACTAGCCGTTGGTGAAGCCGTAATAAGCCATTGCCTAATAGTGAAAAGACCGAGCCTCCAAGGAAACACCCCTAGCGGGAAGCGACGAGTATGCCACCAACACTGCCCCAAACCAAGGCCAAAAACTTTGGTTTTGACCCCGATAAACGAGACTCAATGACAAAAGCGGCGAAGGGGCTCCATGATAACGCCTACATCGAATGTGGTCAGTGCTAGGCTTTCACGATAGCTCACCACGCCCATCATCGCGACAACCTGCCTAAAGAACCGTCACCACCCGAGCCGCAACAGCGTCATATGGTGCATCTCGCCGCCAATGTCACCAAACACCACATCCAGCAAGCAAACCAAGCATCACAGGACACTTCGCGCCGCTACGAACATGCGACCCCCCTCGATGCCAGATCTGCGCTAGGATGAATGATCAGACAACTCCAAGCCCCACCAAAACATAGCCATGTTGtattaaaaaaagaagaagataagTTCATATGCTTCCAAGGTCCCAAAAATTGGCTTTTACTCCCTCTatttcaaaatagatgacccaactttattGGGGGGAGTACGTGACATGGAAATCAACGCCACCCACTCCATATCCACACATACGTAGTCGTAGAGCACAGCATTTTTCTATGTTATCAGCGACCCTGTGCTGCAAAAGGAGCACCGGATGCCATGCCATGCCTAATTAAAGATCGAGCCACAGCCCTACCTTTTGCCCCTGGTTCCCTCGAGCCATTCCTCCCCATTTCATTAGCACCCAATCAAAGCATTTATTTTTCTAAACCACCGTCACCATCGCCATCACTGCTCATTCCTAGTGCTGCCCACTGCACGGTACGGCCGGCAGCGCAAAATAAGTTCAAATAAACCACGCTGCTTTGCTGCGCCTCTTGTCCTCTTGCTCATTCCCCCCTCACTCACTCCCTGCCCCAGCTGCTGCCCTCGGCTCCCGCACTGTCACAGCGCACGCTCCCCGGCCTATCCGCCCGCCGCTTGCCGCCGACCGCCTCCGGTCCCCAGTCCCCTTTCCCCGCGGTGGATTTGCAGCAGCAGCCAGCGGTAGATCTATCCACATCGGCCCCGTCCCTGTCCTCTTTCTCACCCTCCCGTGCCCAGCCACTCCCGCCCCATCTTTCTTCCTCCCCAGCGAAATCCTTAGCGGCCAAGGCTTCCGCTCCGAGCTCCAGCAGCAGTTTTAAACGCGCCCCGGAGAAAGCGGGGGACGAGTCGCACTGCTCGCTGGTTGTGGCTTTCGGTGGCGAGCGGCTCCATAAAGCGGCAAAAGGCTCCAGGGGCCGGCCGGCCGTGGGTTCGGCGAGAATCTGCAGGTACCCGACGCATCCTCCCTTCCTTTCTCGTCCTCGGCGCTTTTACTTTTGGCCTCCGCGCTCTGTTTCTTGGGAAAATAGATTTCTTTCGGGGGACGGACGGGGGGCGCAGGCGGGTTTCTTGCGGGATTTCGGCCCGTTTTCCGTTACTAAACGAGAATAAAATCGCTCATCGGCATTGCGTGACTTCCTTGTGCGTTTTTTGTTGCTTCCTTTATCTCCCAGGCTAGAAAGAAAACTCATGCCATCGTTCATCTGGCCGTCCGCTTACAGATTAAAGGCCGCATCTGTGGTGGAAATTTTGTTTTCAGGTCAGGTGATGCCCGCGGCGGAGGATTGATTTGTCCATGGACGCGCGTGCGGCGATGAGACGCTCGGTGCGCGTGGCGCCGCCGCCCCTGGCTGCTCGCGCCGCcgttctgctgctgctgctgctttcgGCGCTGCCGCTCTCGCTGACCTACACTTACGAGCAAGACGGTATAAAATACTACTCCAGAATCCTTCTTGGTCCAGTAGTAGTTGGCACTGTCATCCAGGGGTTCCAGATTATTTATTTATGTTTTCCTGACCTACACTTATGTCCTGTAGTACTGCGCATATTATTCTTATGATGCGTGGGATAATGCAAATATTATCATTCTTGTAATAATCTTATGTATAGTACCTTATGCTGTGTTCTTTTATTTGGTTTTAATAGTGTTCGCGATAAATGGCCTGTACACGGCGCTGGGATCCCCGTCTTTGCCTGGATGGGTTACGAATGGCGGCGACCCCTGCGTCGAAAACTGGCAGGGCGTTGGATGCGCGGCATCCAATATCACCTCCATGTATGTGATTAGTGGTGCTGTGTTGTTGCTTGATTTTCTCTGTCGCTGAGCTCTTTATTTGGTTATCTGAACgatgtttttctttttctttttcttgggtAGAACTCTCAATGGTATAAATTTGGGTGGACAGCTGGGTAACACACTGGCGAATTTCACGTCGATAATCACCTTGTAAGTTGATCGCATGTGGAGTTTGGGTTTGCGCTTTATTTGGTCCTAAACTGACACTATGCTACTGAGTCGTTGCATAACACTTCTTTGTTTATGCAGAGAACTTAGCAACAACATTATTGGTGGAACCATACCTGATAATCTACCGGTCACAATTCAGCGCTTGTATGTCCATTCGAGCATTCTGTTGCCCTTCTCTCCACTTGCCTAGCTATTTCTTTACTAATCCTTCTCCTGTCAATCATAGTTTCCTCTCAGGAAACCAGCTAAGTGGGAGCCTTCCAAGTACATTGTCGACGCTTACACTTTTGACAGACATGTAAGTATACTATTACCAATGCATGACCACCAGCTCTCAGAAAGTTAAAACTTCCCGGTTAATTTCTCAAACTGTCCCTCTTTGTGTTCTTTTGCTTTGCAGGTCCCTCAGCAGCAATCATTTGTCTGGAGAGATACCAGATGTATTTTCAGCACTCACCGGACTTATAAATTTGTAAGAGCGCGTTGACTTCTCTAATTGTTTACATGCTAGCATTAGTTGTTATTCGATGCTCCATAACAATGACAATCGTCAATCAACCTTCTTCATTAGAGATTTTTCTTCCAACAACTTGACTGGCCCATTACCGCCTTCGATGGGAAACTTAAAAGCATTGACTACCCTGTGAGTATCTATGCCTATTTTCGTTGATAAAGTGTGCTAGTGTCAAACAACTTTAAAAAATCTGCTATTGGCGCAGGCATATTCAAGACAATCAAATATCCGGGACCCTGGATGTCCTTCAAGATCTCCCTCTGAAAGATTTGTATGACAACTCTTTTTTTACGGAAGTTCCTAAAGAACAAAATAATTGCTATTTCACTCTTTTGTAGATTACTCCCTCTCTCTGATAACTTTTTTGCATTCGATAGGAATATACAGAATAATCTTTTCTCTGGTCCTGTGCCTCCGAAGTTATTCAATGTCCCAAACTTTCAGTAAGACACTCCTCCTTTATCGAAATATTCTTCTTGATTATTTGTGTTTGTATGCCTCTAGTTGGGAATATTAGAGTCATGTTTAAGGACAAGCCTTTCTATCCTTTTCTCTTCTTCTAGGATGTCCTTCTATCCTCTATTCGTACTAACAATTTAACAACTTAATGAGTAACTTGTGTTTATGCTGACAAAATTTGCTCTCCTACACAGGAGggatggcaacccatttaatactAGCATAGCTCCATCTCCACTGCCTGCTGCACCAGCACCATCTCCATCACTATCACCTTCAACAGGGCATGTCCCCTCAAAAGAACCTACAAAGTCGCCTGATGTGACAAATGGAAATCCTCCAGCATCAGGAAAACATACTATTTGGACAGTCAAATTCGTCGGATACATTCTTGTAGGGGTGGTATCAGCAGTGGTTATTGTGTTAATGGTAATGTTTTGTGTATCCAAGCACAAAGAAAGGAAGTCAAAGAAGGTATTTAGGAAGTCAAAGAAAGATGTGTATCCGAAAAGCAAGATAGGAAGGGAACCTCAGAGGCTTGGAGAGCCTAAAATCAAGGAAGTGCCGGAAATAAAGGAACATTTGGTAAAACCTACGAATACTGTAGGGAAAGGTCCTAATTCTTCTCTCTTATCAAGCAAAAGAATTCTTGTAAATGTCttaataccccccccccccccccccccccccccccctactgACATGTGAATTTTTGACAGCAGCTTCAAATGTGGTTTCTAATTCAAGTGAGGAGCTGAAAGTCAATGCATCAATGAAAGGTGAGTTGCAGCAACTAAAGTAAATGCCTATATGTGTTGTAATTTACTGCTTTGCAAATTTGAGTGTATAAAACACTGGCATGGCTGAATGGTAGCTAGCCAGTCCTCGGCTCCTTGCGTCTATATTGACTCTGACATTTGAAGGTTGTATGTAACAGCTCCTAATGTTGCTTATAACACAAAGGAAAGGGAGGCTACATTATATTCACCGATGAGAGGTAAAAGAGAACTGAATAAAATACTGTACATTATAGATGTTGGTATATGAAGGTTAACCAAAATGCTGATATAGCAGCTATTCCTGGGGTGATCACGAAGAAACAAAAGGAACATGTTATTGATATGGAAAAATCTGATGATTTTGTGGAAGAACCACTGCGTCTTCCGCAGTCTGTTGCGCCGCGTACTGAAAAAGGCACTGTCAGTCCCAGTGTTCGTACTAAAAAGGGGAGAGTACCTTCACTTGGGAAGATAGATCTTAGAACTACTGTCAAGTCCTTCTCTGTTGCATCCCTTCAACAATATACCAACAGTTTCAGTGAAGAAAATTTGATAAGAGATAGCAGGTTTGGTAAAGTATATCTGGCAGAACTTCCTGATGGAGAGGTACACACTTTAAAATAAACATTCAGATAGTTACTATAGTAAGATTGCGTTGGTGATGCCATTATCAGTTCTACACTTACAATATTGACTCGGTTTGCAGATTTTAGAAGTTTTGAAGATTGACATTGATAACTCAAGAGTACCAGTTGATGTCTTTCTAGAACTAGTTGTGAACATTTCAGAACTAAGTCATCCTAATATACTTGCGCTTGTGGGATACTGTGCGGAGTTTGAGCAGTGGCTACTTGTCTACGAGCATTGTAGTAAGATGACTCTACATGATGAACTCCATTATGTTGATGAACCCAGCAACGCATTGTCATGGAATGCCCGTCTCCAAGTTGCTGTGGAAGCAGCAAAGGCATTACAGTAAGCAGAAATAATTGCTGTAAATTTTCCGACTCCTGTGCAGTTTTTAAATATGACTCTGAAAATGACATTTATATGTTGATTTGCAGATATCTTCATGATGGCCGTCAACCACCGCTTGTACATCAAAATTTTGAACCATCTGTTGTTCTCCTTAATAGCACTTTGGCAGTCCAAATTTCCGAGTGTGGACTT contains:
- the LOC109772197 gene encoding protein STRUBBELIG-RECEPTOR FAMILY 3 isoform X1, whose translation is MDARAAMRRSVRVAPPPLAARAAVLLLLLLSALPLSLTYTYEQDVFAINGLYTALGSPSLPGWVTNGGDPCVENWQGVGCAASNITSITLNGINLGGQLGNTLANFTSIITLELSNNIIGGTIPDNLPVTIQRFFLSGNQLSGSLPSTLSTLTLLTDMSLSSNHLSGEIPDVFSALTGLINLDFSSNNLTGPLPPSMGNLKALTTLHIQDNQISGTLDVLQDLPLKDLNIQNNLFSGPVPPKLFNVPNFQRDGNPFNTSIAPSPLPAAPAPSPSLSPSTGHVPSKEPTKSPDVTNGNPPASGKHTIWTVKFVGYILVGVVSAVVIVLMVMFCVSKHKERKSKKVFRKSKKDVYPKSKIGREPQRLGEPKIKEVPEIKEHLVKPTNTVGKASNVVSNSSEELKVNASMKAPNVAYNTKEREATLYSPMRAAIPGVITKKQKEHVIDMEKSDDFVEEPLRLPQSVAPRTEKGTVSPSVRTKKGRVPSLGKIDLRTTVKSFSVASLQQYTNSFSEENLIRDSRFGKVYLAELPDGEILEVLKIDIDNSRVPVDVFLELVVNISELSHPNILALVGYCAEFEQWLLVYEHCSKMTLHDELHYVDEPSNALSWNARLQVAVEAAKALQYLHDGRQPPLVHQNFEPSVVLLNSTLAVQISECGLASLSQLSGSLHALFHYEAPEVHESRSFSDRSDVYSFGVVMLELLTGREPYDSSRPRAEQHLVRWASTQLYDIDAITKMVDPLIRGQCSEKALSRFADVIGSCIQPEPEFRPPMSEVVQALTRMVSDATKASM
- the LOC109772197 gene encoding protein STRUBBELIG-RECEPTOR FAMILY 3 isoform X2, with translation MDARAAMRRSVRVAPPPLAARAAVLLLLLLSALPLSLTYTYEQDVFAINGLYTALGSPSLPGWVTNGGDPCVENWQGVGCAASNITSITLNGINLGGQLGNTLANFTSIITLELSNNIIGGTIPDNLPVTIQRFFLSGNQLSGSLPSTLSTLTLLTDMSLSSNHLSGEIPDVFSALTGLINLDFSSNNLTGPLPPSMGNLKALTTLHIQDNQISGTLDVLQDLPLKDLNIQNNLFSGPVPPKLFNVPNFQRDGNPFNTSIAPSPLPAAPAPSPSLSPSTGHVPSKEPTKSPDVTNGNPPASGKHTIWTVKFVGYILVGVVSAVVIVLMVMFCVSKHKERKSKKVFRKSKKDVYPKSKIGREPQRLGEPKIKEVPEIKEHLVKPTNTVGKASNVVSNSSEELKVNASMKAPNVAYNTKEREATLYSPMRAIPGVITKKQKEHVIDMEKSDDFVEEPLRLPQSVAPRTEKGTVSPSVRTKKGRVPSLGKIDLRTTVKSFSVASLQQYTNSFSEENLIRDSRFGKVYLAELPDGEILEVLKIDIDNSRVPVDVFLELVVNISELSHPNILALVGYCAEFEQWLLVYEHCSKMTLHDELHYVDEPSNALSWNARLQVAVEAAKALQYLHDGRQPPLVHQNFEPSVVLLNSTLAVQISECGLASLSQLSGSLHALFHYEAPEVHESRSFSDRSDVYSFGVVMLELLTGREPYDSSRPRAEQHLVRWASTQLYDIDAITKMVDPLIRGQCSEKALSRFADVIGSCIQPEPEFRPPMSEVVQALTRMVSDATKASM